The following are from one region of the Trichoplusia ni isolate ovarian cell line Hi5 chromosome 1, tn1, whole genome shotgun sequence genome:
- the LOC113502195 gene encoding uncharacterized protein LOC113502195 has product MPTTRSGSTQSKTAGNSSSSDWSMHTPSDTASSAATSIASMSTLTKRTPTTSLKGSQAPVRQSKDATRRESTSAGAVRPAPLTHAAAKEVEDSNPARREGSHTTVQNPNRSVGIRTSSREGTLQQPDPGNPARDRDTMSARSSHRKRAEAQARLTVALREQEMAEARLRVAQAQLELVAAESEDEDGAGEEIYERTHEVEQWFIQTSAGSSKEQRPVESQDKKSDIQKLAEAIGKLSGNSRDVIAPKYIELPYFNGACEEWLAFRRTYEDTAASFSAAQNLARLRRAIQGKAKEAVQSLLFTAEKPHEVIKGLESRFGRPGALALAELEKLKNLSKVSESPGEICVFASRVKNAIETIKALKKPQYLSSPETLKAIVDKMPPTMKFRWFAYHRGRRDEDIQELLLIEEFLDIEADMCGDFAPPEVPSEKKCSRRPVHTVQEESQDKKFKKSCPVCEEEHFATECKKFKEASIDKKWDIIKKAKICFKCLRFKHLRSNCKAPVCRKCRRWHHTILHSDKPEVQKSSKEGAPEEKVASVHNNKDEDRAYLKIVPVQLYGPKGQVRVLALLDEGSTVTLLDASIAEKIGAAGSREALTIETVGGKVIRKDSSQKINLKIKGVHRRDKKTITVRTIDDLKLSEQRVNRSTVKNCLHLKTIKRQLLYDAERPKLLIGQDNWGLIVTRRLKKGKPTEPVASLTHLGWVLHGCETGSNAVVNFTHYGRATSEGEDIEEVVREHFQLESLGIQNRLPSNDSDRRALETLEKTTKRLPSGQFEAGLLWKKEGETLPNNYNQAFRRLVNIEKKLDREEDVKEYYEKQIQTLIENGYAEKAPVTTTKGKTFYLPHFAVIHPVKRKPRIVFDAAAKYEGRSLNDALLAGPDLLQSLFGVLLRFREGPVAVMADIQDMFLRVKVKEDDRDCLRFLWRGSRRTGKPEEYRMSSIIFGAASSPATAIYVMNKNAEDFKITHPKAVKAIRRNHNMDDYLHSFSSTAEAKKISREIKEIHTKARTPLENASKLKKIDVYIDDEGIIKLRSRTMKFRDGGVRKMNPVILDGRQRIAQLILRSYHEKFLHGNTATVMNEVRQKYWILGLRATLKAVAHGCQWCKLRKSTPAIPPAGDLPSERLQHHQFPFACTAVDYFGPMQVTIGRRVEKRWVALFTCLTTRAVHLELAPSLSASSMIMALRRMAARRGTPRTLFSDNGTNFVGANKELEAAALEKGIKWKFIPPGSPNMGGAWERLVRTVKTALAVVLNERSPPEEVLHTLMTEVEHIVNSRPLTPVSMDPNDAESLTPNHFLLGRSCGAMAPGEFEDTELVGKATWRTAQRLADHFWRRWVKEYLPLLMPRKIDGRTTVDPKEGDVVLIVDAALPRNSWPRGEVIKVYPGPDGRTRVLDVRTSGGVLRRPTRRVVVLVPAAASSHPEDGVLRTAGENVSDDDNYVHLN; this is encoded by the coding sequence ATGCCAACTACAAGATCGGGTTCGACGCAGTCTAAGACTGCAGGAAATAGTTCGTCGTCGGACTGGAGTATGCACACTCCGAGCGATACTGCAAGCTCCGCCGCTACGAGTATCGCAAGTATGTCGACGCTCACGAAGAGAACGCCGACAACAAGCCTGAAGGGAAGTCAGGCTCCCGTACGCCAGTCCAAAGACGCCACCAGGAGGGAATCAACGTCAGCAGGGGCGGTACGCCCCGCCCCCCTGACACACGCCGCCGCGAAAGAGGTTGAAGATTCGAACCCCGCACGTCGAGAAGGCAGTCATACCACGGTGCAGAATCCAAATCGAAGCGTTGGAATCAGGACGTCGTCGAGAGAAGGGACTCTGCAGCAGCCTGATCCTGGGAATCCGGCCCGGGACAGGGACACAATGTCTGCTCGCTCTTCGCATAGGAAGAGAGCAGAAGCGCAAGCAAGATTGACTGTGGCGTTACGGGAGCAAGAAATGGCGGAAGCACGACTAAGGGTGGCGCAAGCACAACTAGAGCTTGTCGCCGCTGAGTCGGAAGATGAAGATGGAGCTGGTGAAGAAATATACGAGCGAACTCATGAAGTGGAACAGTGGTTCATCCAAACCAGCGCCGGGTCAAGCAAGGAACAGAGGCCGGTCGAGTCACAAGATAAGAAGAGCGACATTCAGAAGCTGGCAGAAGCAATAGGCAAGCTGTCCGGGAattcgcgtgacgtcatcgcgccGAAGTACATCGAACTCCCTTACTTCAATGGAGCCTGTGAAGAATGGTTGGCGTTCAGAAGGACGTATGAAGATACGGCTGCCTCCTTCAGCGCCGCACAGAACCTGGCTCGCCTCAGAAGAGCCATACAGGGGAAAGCGAAAGAAGCAGTTCAGAGTTTACTGTTTACCGCTGAGAAGCCACATGAAGTAATCAAGGGATTGGAATCAAGATTTGGAAGACCTGGTGCACTGGCTTTAGCTGAGTTGGAAAAACTGAAGAACTTGTCGAAAGTAAGCGAAAGTCCTGGCGAGATCTGCGTGTTTGCAAGTCGAGTCAAGAACGCCATCGAGACAATCAAGGCTTTGAAGAAACCTCAGTACCTCAGCTCGCCTGAAACATTGAAGGCTATTGTAGACAAGATGCCACCTACCATGAAGTTTCGTTGGTTCGCATATCATAGGGGTCGGAGAGATGAAGACATTCAGGAACTTTTACTCATTGAAGAATTCCTGGATATTGAAGCCGACATGTGTGGGGACTTTGCCCCGCCTGAAGTTCCATCTGAGAAGAAGTGTTCAAGAAGACCTGTACACACTGTACAAGAAGAGTCTCAAGATAAGAAGTTTAAGAAGTCGTGTCCCGTTTGTGAAGAGGAACATTTTGCAACAGAGTGCAAGAAGTTCAAAGAAGCGTCGATTGATAAGAAATGGGACATCATCAAGAAAGCGAAGATTTGTTTCAAGTGTCTTCGCTTCAAGCACTTAAGAAGCAACTGTAAAGCGCCTGTCTGCAGGAAGTGTCGAAGATGGCATCACACTATCTTACACTCGGACAAGCCAGAAGTACAGAAGTCAAGCAAGGAAGGCGCACCAGAAGAGAAAGTCGCCTCAGTCCACAACAACAAGGATGAAGACAGAGCATATTTGAAGATTGTTCCGGTGCAACTCTACGGGCCCAAGGGACAAGTTCGTGTGCTCGCGTTGTTGGACGAAGGGTCGACCGTCACTCTCTTAGACGCGTCGATAGCCGAGAAGATTGGAGCTGCGGGAAGTCGCGAAGCACTCACAATCGAAACCGTCGGCGGGAAGGTCATAAGGAAAGATAGCTCACAGAAGATCAACTTGAAGATTAAGGGGGTTCACAGAAGGGATAAGAAGACTATCACTGTTAGAACCATCGACGATCTGAAGCTATCTGAACAAAGGGTCAACAGGAGCACTGTAAAGAATTGCCTACACTTGAAGACAATTAAAAGGCAGTTGCTCTACGATGCAGAGCGACCGAAGTTGTTGATTGGGCAAGATAATTGGGGACTCATAGTCACAAGAAGACTGAAGAAGGGCAAGCCAACTGAACCCGTAGCCTCACTCACACACTTAGGGTGGGTGCTACATGGGTGTGAAACCGGATCGAACGCCGTAGTCAACTTCACGCACTACGGCAGGGCAACGTCAGAAGGTGAAGACATTGAAGAAGTCGTCCGGGAACATTTTCAGTTAGAGTCTCTGGGGATTCAAAATCGACTGCCATCAAACGACAGCGATAGAAGAGCATTGGAAACCTTAGAGAAAACAACGAAGCGACTACCAAGCGGTCAATTCGAAGCAGGCCTCTTGTGGAAGAAGGAAGGCGAGACCCTACCCAACAACTACAATCAAGCGTTTCGTCGCCTGGTCAACATAGAGAAGAAGCTGGATCGTGAAGAAGATGTCAAGGAATATTATGAGAAGCAGATCCAGactttaatagaaaatggtTACGCAGAGAAGGCCCCCGTAACCACCACTAAGGGGAAAACATTCTACTTACCTCACTTCGCCGTCATACACCCGGTCAAGAGGAAGCCAAGAATTGTTTTCGACGCAGCAGCCAAGTATGAAGGAAGAAGCCTCAACGACGCATTGCTAGCAGGACCTGACTTGCTGCAGTCGCTATTTGGGGTGCTACTGCGCTTTAGAGAAGGCCCAGTGGCAGTCATGGCTGATATACAAGACATGTTTCTTCGTGTCAAAGTTAAGGAAGATGACCGGGATTGTTTAAGGTTCCTCTGGAGGGGAAGCAGAAGAACAGGCAAACCGGAAGAGTACAGGATGTCGTCGATAATATTTGGAGCAGCGTCATCACCTGCGACAGCTATATACGTGATGAATAAGAACGCAGAAGACTTCAAGATCACGCACCCTAAAGCTGTGAAGGCAATAAGAAGAAATCATAACATGGATGATTATCTTCATAGTTTCTCGTCAACCGCCGaagcaaagaaaatttcaagagAAATTAAAGAAATTCATACAAAGGCAAGAACTCCTCTTGAAAATGCAagtaaattgaagaaaatagacGTGTACATCGATGACGAAGGAATCATAAAGCTACGAAGTAGAACTATGAAGTTTCGCGacggaggagtaagaaaaatgaACCCTGTCATCTTGGACGGAAGGCAGAGAATCGCGCAACTTATCCTAAGAAGCTATCATGAGAAGTTTCTACACGGTAACACAGCGACCGTGATGAACGAGGTCCGACAGAAGTATTGGATTCTCGGTTTAAGGGCAACATTGAAGGCAGTAGCACACGGCTGCCAATGGTGCAAACTAAGGAAGAGTACACCCGCCATACCACCGGCGGGCGACCTGCCGAGCGAGCGGCTGCAACATCATCAGTTCCCGTTCGCTTGTACGGCAGTCGACTATTTCGGGCCGATGCAAGTAACGATCGGCAGAAGAGTCGAGAAGCGTTGGGTGGCATTGTTCACCTGCCTCACCACCAGGGCTGTTCACCTGGAGTTGGCGCCATCTCTCAGTGCCAGCTCCATGATTATGGCCCTGCGACGGATGGCGGCAAGAAGAGGTACTCCAAGAACGTTGTTCAGCGACAACGGCACGAACTTCGTCGGGGCGAACAAAGAATTAGAGGCGGCCGCACTTGAAAAGGGAATCAAGTGGAAGTTTATTCCCCCGGGCAGCCCAAACATGGGAGGCGCCTGGGAGAGGCTCGTGCGCACCGTGAAGACGGCGTTGGCGGTGGTGCTCAACGAAAGGAGCCCACCAGAAGAGGTGCTCCACACGCTGATGACTGAGGTCGAACACATCGTGAACTCTAGACCTCTCACCCCAGTCAGCATGGACCCCAACGATGCAGAAAGTTTGACCCCAAATCACTTCCTGCTGGGGAGATCGTGCGGAGCAATGGCGCCGGGAGAGTTCGAGGACACCGAGCTGGTCGGCAAAGCAACCTGGAGAACAGCGCAAAGGCTCGCCGACCACTTTTGGAGACGGTGGGTGAAAGAGTACCTGCCGCTCCTCATGCCGCGGAAAATCGACGGGCGAACAACCGTCGACCCCAAAGAAGGCGACGTCGTATTGATAGTCGACGCCGCGCTACCCCGCAACTCGTGGCCTCGAGGTGAAGTTATCAAAGTCTACCCCGGGCCAGATGGAAGAACGAGAGTACTGGACGTGCGAACATCAGGAGGAGTGCTGCGCCGGCCAACCAGAAGGGTCGTCGTGCTCGTGCCTGCAGCAGCATCGTCGCATCCAGAGGACGGCGTGCTACGCACCGCGGGGGAGAatgttagcgacgatgacaactacgtacacctaaattaa